One genomic window of Angustibacter sp. Root456 includes the following:
- a CDS encoding maltose ABC transporter substrate-binding protein, whose translation MRRSPLVVAGVAGATLLMGACGGGGSSTSASTTTSSSTTTATPSATASPTETKPVRDAKADLVIWADEKRATALKAVADKFAQDNGITVAVQTVATDLQTNFVTANAAGNGPDVVVGAHDWIGNMVQNGAISPLPLSQADQAKYSPIAIKGVTYNGQIYGLPYAVENIALFRNTDAAPKAPATIEQLVKDGQAAVKAGKVSGVLNLQVGQNGDAYHLEPLYTSGGGYLFGTKANGDYDPTDVGVGKPGSVAAMKKIAALGEKGSKVLKRSISGDNSIALFTQKKAAYLVSGPWAIADIKKAGIKYDISPVPPFAGGKPAAPFIGVQAFYIASKAKNASLAQEFVLNAVNTPDTMKALFDAEPRPPAMTQVLQSVSASDPDIQKLAAAGKNGQILPAIPAMAAVWDPLGKAEAAIIGGANPTTTIENAGKTIRSSIK comes from the coding sequence ATGCGCAGGAGCCCACTGGTCGTCGCCGGCGTCGCCGGCGCCACCCTGCTGATGGGCGCGTGCGGCGGCGGCGGGTCGTCGACGTCCGCGTCGACCACCACCTCGTCGTCCACCACCACCGCCACGCCGTCAGCCACCGCCTCGCCCACCGAGACCAAGCCGGTGCGCGACGCCAAGGCCGACCTGGTGATCTGGGCCGACGAGAAGCGCGCCACCGCCCTGAAGGCCGTGGCCGACAAGTTCGCCCAGGACAACGGCATCACCGTGGCGGTGCAGACCGTCGCCACGGACCTGCAGACCAACTTCGTCACCGCGAACGCGGCCGGCAACGGCCCGGACGTCGTCGTCGGCGCCCACGACTGGATCGGCAACATGGTGCAGAACGGCGCCATCTCGCCGCTGCCCCTGTCGCAGGCCGACCAGGCGAAGTACTCCCCCATCGCGATCAAGGGCGTCACCTACAACGGCCAGATCTACGGCCTGCCCTACGCGGTCGAGAACATCGCGCTCTTCCGCAACACCGACGCCGCCCCGAAGGCCCCGGCGACGATCGAGCAGCTGGTCAAGGACGGCCAGGCCGCGGTCAAGGCCGGCAAGGTCTCCGGCGTCCTCAACCTGCAGGTCGGCCAGAACGGCGACGCGTACCACCTGGAGCCGCTCTACACCTCCGGCGGCGGCTACCTGTTCGGCACCAAGGCGAACGGCGACTACGACCCGACCGACGTCGGGGTGGGCAAGCCCGGGTCGGTAGCGGCCATGAAGAAGATCGCCGCCCTCGGCGAGAAGGGCAGCAAGGTCCTCAAGCGCTCGATCAGCGGCGACAACTCCATCGCGCTCTTCACGCAGAAGAAGGCCGCGTACCTGGTGTCGGGCCCGTGGGCCATCGCCGACATCAAGAAGGCCGGCATCAAGTACGACATCTCGCCCGTGCCGCCGTTCGCGGGTGGCAAGCCGGCCGCTCCGTTCATCGGCGTGCAGGCCTTCTACATCGCGTCCAAGGCCAAGAACGCCTCGCTGGCGCAGGAGTTCGTTCTCAACGCCGTCAACACGCCCGACACGATGAAGGCGCTCTTCGACGCCGAGCCGCGGCCGCCGGCCATGACGCAGGTCCTGCAGAGCGTGTCAGCGAGCGACCCCGACATCCAGAAGCTCGCTGCGGCGGGCAAGAACGGCCAGATCCTGCCGGCGATCCCGGCCATGGCCGCCGTGTGGGACCCGCTGGGCAAGGCGGAGGCCGCCATCATCGGTGGCGCCAACCCCACCACCACGATCGAGAACGCGGGCAAGACGATCCGCTCGTCGATCAAGTAG
- a CDS encoding ABC transporter permease subunit produces MHRTTRTRDGASTTPLGLVVKILLLGLSLAVAIALTPPLVEAKAWTGLVAVWLIEAALLVVYSTSRFQPAKYLLPGTVFLLSFVVYPILFLVSISTTNYGDGHRSSKQDTVETIINNSVQQVPDSKRYNLTVATKGSITQGPFVFFLVDPTGDVKLGDTDGLQPVDAGSVTVENNRVRAADGYTVLNAKQVNAAKAVRDVAVPVDGGAIRALGVGSAFEGRRVLAYDARSDTIRNTATGETYHVAKTGSSSYFVKDDGTRAFDQGWKEGVGLANYERALTDPVIRSRFLGIFAWTLAFAFLSVATTFLLGLGLAYVLNDPHVRGRKVYRSLLLLPYAIPGFISLLVWRGFYNRDFGLINQILHIHINWFGDPWFARGAILLTNLWMGFPYMMLVCTGALQAIPSELREAAAMDGASGFAAFRRVVFPLLLVAVAPLLVASFAFNFNNFNAIRLLTDGSPFPADNPTAGSTDILISYIFRLAFGGSGAQFGFAAAVSVLLFILTGLIAAAQFRQTRVLEEVS; encoded by the coding sequence GTGCACCGAACGACGCGCACCCGGGACGGCGCCAGCACCACGCCGCTGGGCCTGGTCGTGAAGATCCTGCTGCTGGGGCTGAGCCTCGCGGTGGCGATCGCGCTGACGCCGCCGCTGGTCGAGGCGAAGGCGTGGACCGGCCTGGTTGCGGTGTGGCTCATCGAGGCCGCGCTGCTGGTGGTCTACTCGACGTCGCGGTTCCAGCCGGCCAAGTACCTGCTGCCGGGCACGGTCTTCCTGCTGTCGTTCGTGGTCTACCCGATCCTGTTCCTCGTCTCGATCAGCACCACGAACTACGGCGACGGTCACCGCTCGAGCAAGCAGGACACCGTCGAGACGATCATCAACAACTCCGTGCAGCAGGTGCCGGACTCCAAGCGCTACAACCTCACCGTGGCCACCAAGGGGTCGATCACCCAGGGCCCGTTCGTGTTCTTCCTCGTCGACCCCACCGGTGACGTCAAGCTCGGCGACACCGACGGGTTGCAGCCGGTCGACGCGGGCTCAGTGACCGTCGAGAACAACCGCGTCCGCGCCGCCGACGGCTACACCGTCCTGAACGCCAAGCAGGTCAACGCCGCCAAGGCGGTGCGCGACGTCGCCGTGCCGGTCGACGGCGGCGCGATCCGCGCGCTGGGCGTCGGCTCGGCGTTCGAGGGACGCCGGGTGCTGGCGTACGACGCGCGCAGCGACACGATCCGCAACACCGCCACCGGCGAGACGTACCACGTGGCCAAGACCGGCTCGAGCTCGTACTTCGTGAAGGACGACGGCACGCGCGCCTTCGACCAGGGCTGGAAGGAGGGCGTGGGGCTGGCGAACTACGAGCGCGCGCTCACCGACCCCGTGATCCGCTCACGGTTCCTCGGCATCTTCGCCTGGACCCTCGCCTTCGCGTTCCTGTCGGTGGCCACGACGTTCCTGCTCGGCCTCGGACTGGCCTACGTCCTCAACGACCCGCACGTGCGCGGTCGCAAGGTCTACCGGTCGCTGCTGCTCCTGCCGTACGCCATCCCGGGCTTCATCTCGCTGCTGGTGTGGCGCGGCTTCTACAACCGGGACTTCGGGCTGATCAACCAGATCCTGCACATCCACATCAACTGGTTCGGTGACCCGTGGTTCGCCCGCGGCGCGATCCTGCTGACCAACCTGTGGATGGGCTTCCCGTACATGATGCTCGTGTGCACCGGAGCGCTGCAGGCGATCCCGTCCGAGCTGCGCGAGGCGGCCGCGATGGACGGCGCCAGCGGGTTCGCGGCCTTCCGGCGCGTGGTGTTCCCGCTGCTGCTCGTGGCCGTCGCACCGCTGCTGGTCGCGTCCTTCGCCTTCAACTTCAACAACTTCAACGCGATCCGGCTGCTCACCGACGGCTCGCCCTTCCCTGCTGACAACCCGACGGCAGGCTCGACCGACATCCTCATCAGCTACATCTTCCGGTTGGCGTTCGGCGGCTCGGGTGCCCAGTTCGGCTTCGCCGCCGCGGTGTCCGTGCTGCTCTTCATCCTCACCGGACTGATCGCGGCCGCGCAGTTCCGCCAGACCCGAGTGCTCGAGGAGGTGAGCTGA
- a CDS encoding sugar ABC transporter permease: MATKDGIERPTGARWWKEVGWRHAVGIVAVVFAVFPALYIVSAAFNPLGTVASTGLIPQHLSLENFSKLLANPNRPFGRWYVNTLGLAVGIAALQVLFSAFAAYAFSRFRFAGRRGGLLAVLLIQMFPQFLAIIALFAMFSRIGDVFPWIGLSTIPGYALILLGGSLGQVWLIKGFFDSVPRELDEAAIIDGCSPSTVFFRILLPLIVPILAVTGLLTFVGVVNEFIIGNIFLTSGDSKTLAVGLFGIIDGDRSNNLGVFAAGALLTALPIVLLFQFLQRFIVGGLTSGAVKG; encoded by the coding sequence GTGGCGACCAAGGACGGCATCGAGCGCCCCACCGGCGCACGATGGTGGAAGGAGGTCGGCTGGCGGCACGCCGTCGGCATCGTGGCCGTGGTGTTCGCGGTCTTCCCCGCGCTCTACATCGTGAGCGCGGCGTTCAACCCGCTCGGCACCGTGGCCAGCACCGGGCTCATCCCGCAGCACCTGAGCCTCGAGAACTTCTCCAAGCTGCTGGCGAACCCCAACCGACCCTTCGGCCGCTGGTACGTCAACACCCTCGGGCTGGCCGTCGGCATCGCGGCGCTGCAGGTGCTGTTCAGCGCCTTCGCCGCCTACGCCTTCTCGCGCTTCCGGTTCGCCGGCCGCCGCGGCGGCCTGCTCGCCGTCCTGCTGATCCAGATGTTCCCGCAGTTCCTGGCGATCATCGCGCTGTTCGCCATGTTCAGCCGGATCGGCGACGTGTTCCCGTGGATCGGGCTCTCGACGATCCCCGGCTACGCCCTCATCCTGCTCGGCGGCTCCCTCGGTCAGGTGTGGCTCATCAAGGGCTTCTTCGACTCCGTGCCGCGCGAGCTCGACGAGGCCGCCATCATCGACGGCTGCTCGCCCAGCACGGTGTTCTTCCGGATCCTGCTGCCGCTCATCGTGCCGATCCTCGCGGTGACCGGCCTGCTGACCTTCGTGGGCGTGGTCAACGAGTTCATCATCGGCAACATCTTCCTGACCTCCGGAGACTCCAAGACGCTGGCGGTGGGGCTGTTCGGCATCATCGACGGCGACCGCAGCAACAACCTCGGCGTCTTCGCCGCAGGCGCCCTGCTCACGGCGCTGCCCATCGTGCTGCTCTTCCAGTTCCTGCAGCGCTTCATCGTCGGCGGCCTGACGTCCGGCGCGGTCAAGGGATGA
- a CDS encoding glycoside hydrolase family 13 protein encodes MMSPALHDLPQHDLPHHDGSVTYVPVQEPALGDVVPVLVRAPRAAGVQGIWLRSVRDGEPLVAPARVDRDDQHAVWWRADLLVSNPTTSYRFLVQQHDGSVGWLNGTGLHARDVTDASDFRVVADPTSPDWPADAVVYQVFPDRFARSQAYAGRETPDWAVRCDWDDPVVHQGPLVQRQWYGGDLPGIAEHLDHLTSLSADVLYLTPIWPAGSNHRYDAQTFDHVDPVLGGDEGLARLVDTAHGHGIRVIGDLTTNHVGVTHEWFQAAQRDATSDEASYFHFREHPSDYAMWLDVPSLPKLDHRSAALRQRFYAAPDSVVAQWLRPPHGLDGWRVDVANMTGRHADLDLAHEVARAVRSTMTDVEPDAWLLAEHGHDASGDLMGHGWDGTMAYAAFTRPVWTWLNTPGHGRTYLGIPIEVPTFTGQATAATMREFTASMPWRARERSVNLLGSHDTPRVRTVVGAAKQLVAAALLATSPGVPQLFAGDEIGLEALDGEHARTPFPWQRREAWDATTLSAYQRLLALRRSEVALRRGGLRWLSITPDALTFVRDHPDGPVVVHAARTPHAQVTVPLSALGTNRPDSVQTLYGEPIVSEDGQATFPSSGPAAHVYRVG; translated from the coding sequence ATGATGAGTCCGGCGCTGCACGACCTGCCACAGCACGACCTCCCGCACCATGACGGGTCGGTCACCTACGTCCCGGTGCAGGAGCCAGCCCTCGGCGACGTCGTCCCGGTGCTCGTGCGCGCCCCGAGAGCCGCTGGCGTGCAAGGCATCTGGTTGCGCAGCGTGCGGGACGGCGAGCCGCTCGTCGCCCCAGCGCGTGTCGACCGCGACGACCAGCACGCCGTCTGGTGGCGTGCCGACCTTCTCGTCAGCAACCCGACGACGTCCTACCGGTTCCTCGTGCAGCAGCACGACGGATCGGTCGGCTGGCTCAACGGCACCGGCCTGCACGCGCGGGACGTCACGGACGCGAGTGACTTCCGCGTCGTCGCCGACCCCACGTCCCCGGACTGGCCGGCGGACGCCGTGGTCTACCAGGTCTTCCCCGACCGCTTCGCGCGCTCGCAGGCCTACGCGGGCCGCGAGACACCCGACTGGGCCGTGCGCTGCGACTGGGACGACCCCGTCGTGCACCAGGGGCCGCTCGTGCAGCGCCAGTGGTACGGCGGCGACCTGCCGGGCATCGCCGAGCACCTCGACCACCTCACCTCGCTGAGCGCCGACGTCCTGTACCTCACCCCCATCTGGCCCGCGGGTAGCAACCACCGCTACGACGCCCAGACCTTCGACCACGTCGACCCCGTGCTCGGTGGCGACGAGGGGCTGGCTCGGCTCGTCGACACCGCGCACGGTCACGGCATCCGCGTCATCGGCGACCTCACCACCAACCACGTCGGCGTGACGCACGAGTGGTTCCAGGCCGCGCAGCGCGACGCGACGTCGGACGAGGCGTCGTACTTCCACTTCCGCGAGCACCCGAGCGACTACGCGATGTGGCTCGACGTGCCCTCGCTGCCCAAGCTCGACCACCGCAGTGCTGCTCTGCGGCAACGGTTCTACGCCGCCCCAGACTCCGTAGTGGCGCAGTGGCTGCGGCCGCCGCACGGCCTCGACGGCTGGCGCGTCGACGTCGCGAACATGACCGGCCGGCACGCCGACCTCGACCTCGCGCACGAGGTGGCACGCGCCGTCCGCTCCACGATGACCGACGTCGAACCCGACGCGTGGCTGCTCGCCGAGCACGGCCATGACGCCTCCGGCGACCTCATGGGCCACGGCTGGGACGGCACCATGGCCTACGCCGCCTTCACCCGCCCGGTGTGGACGTGGCTCAACACCCCCGGACACGGACGCACCTACCTGGGCATCCCGATCGAGGTGCCGACGTTCACCGGGCAGGCCACCGCCGCCACCATGCGCGAGTTCACGGCGTCGATGCCGTGGCGCGCCCGCGAGCGCAGCGTCAACCTGCTCGGCTCGCACGACACCCCCCGCGTCCGCACGGTCGTCGGCGCCGCCAAGCAGCTCGTGGCCGCCGCCCTGCTCGCGACCTCCCCCGGCGTCCCCCAGCTCTTCGCAGGCGACGAGATCGGCCTCGAGGCGCTGGACGGCGAGCACGCCCGCACGCCGTTCCCCTGGCAGCGGCGAGAGGCCTGGGACGCCACGACGCTCAGCGCCTACCAGCGCCTGCTCGCCCTGCGCCGCAGCGAGGTCGCGCTGCGCCGGGGCGGACTGCGCTGGCTGTCGATCACGCCCGACGCGCTGACCTTCGTGCGCGACCACCCCGACGGCCCGGTCGTCGTCCACGCAGCACGCACGCCGCACGCCCAGGTCACCGTGCCGCTCTCGGCACTGGGCACAAATCGACCCGATTCGGTGCAGACCCTGTACGGCGAGCCGATCGTCAGCGAGGATGGGCAGGCCACCTTCCCCTCCAGCGGGCCGGCGGCGCACGTCTACCGGGTCGGCTGA
- a CDS encoding ABC transporter ATP-binding protein, which produces MATVTYDNATRIYPGGDKPAVDKLNLDIQDGEFLVLVGPSGCGKTTSLRMLAGLEDVNEGRILIGDRDVTHEAPKDRDIAMVFQNYALYPHMTVADNMGFALKIAGVNKTEIRQRVEEAAKILDLEQYLDRKPKALSGGQRQRVAMGRAIVRQPQVFLMDEPLSNLDAKLRVQTRTQIASLQRRLGITTVYVTHDQVEAMTMGDRVAVLKDGLLQQVDTPRRMYDHPNNVFVAGFIGSPAMNLLDLPVAEGGVKFGGTTYPVEREHLAGTGDSVTVGIRPEDLTLTGEGQGLPVTVDVVEELGADAYIYGEVAAHQHQDPDLLGEARPFIARVDGRTPPEKGQTVYLAPNPGHVHVFDTQTGERLGD; this is translated from the coding sequence ATGGCCACCGTGACCTACGACAACGCCACGCGGATCTACCCCGGCGGCGACAAGCCCGCGGTCGACAAGCTCAACCTCGACATCCAGGACGGCGAGTTCCTGGTTCTGGTCGGCCCCTCCGGCTGCGGCAAGACGACCTCGCTGCGCATGCTGGCCGGCCTGGAGGACGTCAACGAAGGACGCATCCTCATCGGTGACCGCGACGTCACCCACGAGGCGCCCAAGGACCGCGACATCGCGATGGTCTTCCAGAACTACGCGCTCTACCCGCACATGACGGTGGCCGACAACATGGGCTTCGCGCTCAAGATCGCCGGCGTCAACAAGACCGAGATCCGCCAGCGCGTCGAGGAGGCGGCCAAGATCCTCGACCTCGAGCAGTACCTCGACCGCAAGCCCAAGGCGCTCTCCGGTGGCCAGCGCCAGCGCGTCGCCATGGGCCGCGCGATCGTCCGCCAGCCGCAGGTGTTCCTCATGGACGAGCCGCTGTCGAACCTCGACGCGAAGCTGCGCGTGCAGACCCGCACCCAGATCGCCTCGCTGCAGCGCCGCCTCGGCATCACCACCGTCTACGTCACCCACGACCAGGTCGAGGCCATGACGATGGGTGACCGCGTGGCGGTGCTCAAGGACGGTCTGCTGCAGCAGGTCGACACCCCCCGGCGCATGTACGACCACCCGAACAACGTCTTCGTCGCCGGCTTCATCGGCTCGCCCGCGATGAACCTGCTCGACCTGCCGGTGGCCGAGGGCGGCGTGAAGTTCGGAGGCACCACCTACCCGGTCGAGCGCGAGCACCTCGCGGGCACGGGTGACTCGGTCACCGTCGGCATCCGCCCCGAGGACCTCACCCTCACCGGCGAGGGCCAGGGCCTGCCCGTCACGGTCGACGTCGTCGAGGAGCTCGGCGCCGACGCCTACATCTACGGTGAGGTCGCCGCGCACCAGCACCAGGACCCCGACCTGCTCGGCGAGGCGCGCCCGTTCATCGCCCGCGTCGACGGCCGCACCCCGCCCGAGAAGGGTCAGACGGTGTACCTGGCGCCCAACCCGGGCCACGTGCACGTGTTCGACACCCAGACCGGCGAGCGACTCGGCGACTGA
- a CDS encoding DUF4032 domain-containing protein, producing the protein MPPPPLHSSLQITAASPDPALLDLPWDLPLEDWPASQLAALPRGISRHVVRFARLSGRVIAVKEIGEDLARREYGLLRLLRRLDVPAVEPVGVVTGRMDADGNPLDPALVTRHLQFSLPYRALFSQTLRPDTAARLVDALAVLLVRLHLTGFFWGDVSLSNTLFRRDAGSFAAYLVDAETGELRETLSDGQREHDLEIARVNIAGELMDLQAGGALEEEADPVAVSERIIHRYRSLWAELTAPESFEQGERWRVDARIRRLNELGFDVGELAIVTDIEGATVQIQPKVVDAGHHSRRLLRLTGLDVGENQARRLLNDLDSYRAATNRQGDDEEIVAHDWLAHVFEPVVRAVPQQLGQKLEPAEVFHEVLEHRWYLSERRGRDVPLREVVDDYVHTVLPAKPDEAAILGVDTQEMPVLPRD; encoded by the coding sequence ATGCCGCCCCCACCCCTGCACTCGTCCCTGCAGATCACCGCGGCCTCACCCGACCCCGCCCTGCTCGACCTCCCGTGGGACCTGCCGCTCGAGGACTGGCCGGCCAGCCAGCTGGCCGCGCTGCCCCGCGGCATCTCCCGGCACGTCGTGCGGTTCGCGCGGCTGTCGGGGCGCGTGATCGCCGTCAAGGAGATCGGCGAGGACCTCGCGCGCCGCGAGTACGGCCTGCTGCGGCTGCTGCGCCGCCTCGACGTGCCGGCCGTCGAGCCGGTCGGTGTCGTCACGGGCCGCATGGACGCCGACGGCAACCCGCTCGACCCCGCGCTCGTCACGCGCCACCTGCAGTTCTCCCTGCCGTACCGCGCGCTGTTCAGCCAGACCCTGCGGCCCGACACCGCCGCACGCCTCGTCGACGCCCTCGCGGTGCTGCTCGTACGCCTGCACCTCACCGGGTTCTTCTGGGGCGACGTGTCGCTGTCGAACACGCTGTTCCGCCGCGACGCCGGGTCGTTCGCGGCGTACCTCGTCGACGCCGAGACCGGCGAGCTGCGCGAGACGCTCAGCGACGGCCAGCGCGAGCACGACCTCGAGATCGCGCGCGTCAACATCGCCGGCGAGCTGATGGACCTGCAGGCCGGTGGCGCGCTGGAGGAGGAGGCCGACCCCGTCGCGGTGAGCGAGCGGATCATCCACCGCTACCGCTCCCTGTGGGCCGAGCTCACGGCGCCCGAGTCGTTCGAGCAGGGCGAGCGCTGGCGGGTCGACGCACGCATCCGCCGGCTGAACGAGCTCGGCTTCGACGTCGGCGAGCTGGCGATCGTCACCGACATCGAGGGGGCGACCGTGCAGATCCAGCCCAAGGTCGTCGACGCCGGGCACCACTCGCGCCGCCTGCTGCGCCTCACCGGCCTGGACGTCGGCGAGAACCAGGCCCGACGGCTGCTCAACGACCTCGACTCCTACCGCGCGGCCACCAACCGCCAGGGCGACGACGAGGAGATCGTGGCCCACGACTGGCTCGCGCACGTGTTCGAGCCGGTCGTGCGCGCCGTCCCGCAGCAGCTGGGGCAGAAGCTGGAGCCGGCCGAGGTGTTCCACGAGGTGCTCGAGCACCGGTGGTACCTGTCAGAGCGGCGCGGGCGCGACGTCCCGCTGCGCGAGGTGGTCGACGACTACGTGCACACGGTGCTGCCGGCCAAGCCCGACGAGGCCGCGATCCTGGGTGTCGACACCCAGGAGATGCCGGTGCTCCCCCGCGACTAG
- a CDS encoding diguanylate cyclase yields MASPDLAPAPSSATVLAARSMVVIGVLSGVATWGTSFVPYPSGFDAAAVRAVGLGTVAASLLVLLVPWRRLPLRATLVLVPVALTLISLHNTVSSGDAYRYGTFFLVLFMWIGIWHRRGTSLMVSPFAAAAYVVPLLITHQPTYASWTVLYALPVFVVGGEVLAWRSQALASALERVRTAAVTDSLTGLPDRTVFEQAVADAAGTDAQVLFLDVDDFKAVNDRHGHAAGDAVLVKVADALRRSVREGDLVARVAGDEFGAVLRGPVTPEAGEAVTRRLAEALAASGPDGAPVRVSVGLASTDVGSAHEVVAAADAAMYREKCERRRATA; encoded by the coding sequence GTGGCCTCGCCCGACCTCGCACCGGCTCCCTCCTCGGCGACGGTGCTCGCTGCACGGAGCATGGTCGTCATCGGGGTGCTGTCGGGTGTCGCGACGTGGGGAACGTCGTTCGTGCCCTACCCCTCCGGCTTCGACGCCGCAGCCGTGCGCGCCGTGGGCCTGGGCACCGTCGCCGCCTCGCTGCTCGTGCTGCTCGTGCCGTGGCGCCGGCTGCCGCTGCGCGCCACCCTCGTGCTCGTGCCGGTGGCCCTCACCCTGATCAGCCTGCACAACACGGTGAGCAGCGGGGACGCCTACCGCTACGGCACCTTCTTCCTCGTGCTCTTCATGTGGATCGGCATCTGGCACCGGCGGGGCACCTCGCTGATGGTGTCGCCGTTCGCGGCCGCCGCGTACGTCGTCCCGCTGCTCATCACCCACCAGCCCACCTACGCCAGCTGGACCGTGCTCTACGCGCTGCCCGTCTTCGTGGTCGGCGGGGAGGTGCTGGCCTGGCGCTCGCAGGCCCTGGCCAGCGCGTTGGAGCGCGTCCGGACGGCGGCCGTCACCGACTCCCTCACCGGCCTGCCCGACCGCACCGTCTTCGAGCAGGCGGTGGCCGACGCCGCGGGCACGGACGCGCAGGTGCTGTTCCTCGACGTCGATGACTTCAAGGCCGTGAACGACCGCCACGGCCACGCCGCGGGTGACGCCGTGCTGGTCAAGGTGGCCGACGCCCTGCGGCGGTCGGTGCGCGAGGGTGACCTGGTGGCGCGCGTCGCTGGTGACGAGTTCGGTGCGGTGCTGCGCGGCCCCGTCACGCCCGAGGCCGGCGAGGCCGTGACACGCCGGCTGGCCGAGGCGCTGGCTGCGTCCGGCCCCGACGGCGCGCCCGTGCGCGTCAGCGTCGGCCTCGCGAGCACGGACGTCGGCAGCGCGCACGAGGTCGTTGCCGCCGCCGACGCCGCGATGTACCGCGAGAAGTGCGAGCGCCGGCGCGCCACCGCCTAG
- the rlmB gene encoding 23S rRNA (guanosine(2251)-2'-O)-methyltransferase RlmB has product MAGNSQRRGAVRKGASRKGPLVGSGGQKPKGLQGKGPTPKAEDRVKHVAAKRRKAAERRDAALTKGGRAAPSGRGGGGRPPSRQTRGKGSKASSEMVAGRNSVVEALRAQVPVTTMYVASRIDMDDRVREALKAAGELGIPVLETPRGELDRLTDGAIHQGLALQVPPYEYAHPGDLLEAAAEAGEPALIVALDGITDPRNLGAVVRSAAAFGGHGVIVPERRAAGMTASAWKTSAGAASRLPVARATNLTRALEQLQKDGCFVVGLDMDGDVDLPQLAMAHDPIVIVVGSEGKGLSRLVRETCDVIVSIPMHAATESLNAGVAAGVALYEVARRRAHGA; this is encoded by the coding sequence ATGGCCGGCAACTCCCAACGTCGAGGTGCGGTGCGCAAGGGCGCGTCGCGCAAGGGGCCGCTGGTCGGCTCCGGTGGCCAGAAGCCCAAGGGCCTGCAGGGCAAGGGCCCCACGCCGAAGGCGGAGGACCGCGTCAAGCACGTCGCCGCCAAGCGCCGCAAGGCGGCCGAACGCCGCGACGCCGCGCTGACCAAGGGTGGGCGCGCGGCGCCGTCCGGTCGCGGTGGTGGCGGACGTCCGCCGAGCCGCCAGACCCGCGGCAAGGGCAGCAAGGCGAGCAGCGAGATGGTGGCGGGCCGCAACAGCGTCGTCGAGGCGCTGCGCGCGCAGGTGCCGGTGACGACGATGTACGTCGCCAGCCGCATCGACATGGACGACCGCGTGCGCGAGGCGCTGAAGGCCGCGGGCGAGCTGGGCATCCCGGTGCTCGAGACGCCGCGCGGTGAGCTCGACCGGCTCACCGACGGCGCGATCCACCAGGGCCTGGCGCTGCAGGTGCCGCCGTACGAGTACGCCCACCCCGGCGACCTGCTCGAGGCCGCCGCCGAGGCGGGCGAGCCCGCGCTGATCGTGGCGCTCGACGGCATCACCGACCCGCGCAACCTCGGCGCCGTCGTCCGGTCGGCCGCGGCCTTCGGTGGGCACGGCGTCATCGTGCCCGAGCGTCGGGCGGCCGGTATGACGGCGTCGGCGTGGAAGACCTCAGCGGGTGCGGCTTCGCGGCTGCCGGTGGCGCGGGCGACGAACCTCACGCGCGCCCTGGAGCAGCTGCAGAAGGACGGCTGCTTCGTCGTCGGGCTCGACATGGACGGCGACGTCGACCTGCCGCAGCTGGCCATGGCGCACGACCCGATCGTCATCGTGGTGGGCTCGGAGGGCAAGGGCCTGTCGCGGCTGGTGCGCGAGACGTGCGACGTCATCGTGTCGATCCCCATGCACGCGGCCACCGAGTCGCTCAACGCGGGCGTCGCGGCCGGTGTGGCGCTCTACGAGGTCGCGCGGCGCCGCGCCCACGGCGCCTGA